A genomic segment from Labrus bergylta chromosome 3, fLabBer1.1, whole genome shotgun sequence encodes:
- the cebpa gene encoding CCAAT/enhancer-binding protein alpha, producing the protein MELSNMYEVAPRPLMSSLTHGQQPPSGYRDPADLGGEIGDNETSIDLSAYIDPSAFNDDFLADLFHHSSRQDKLKMMNGEYDSVPCGPGPQQHYMSNYMESKLEPLYEHNPQRIRPVAIKQEPREDEDLNPGMPPTYHHPHSQQYSQHAQQQQPHLQYQIAHCAQTTMHLQPGHPTPPPTPVPSPHQHHHHHQHPHQQGGMKHLDHQRSGGKSKKNVDKSSPEYRLRRERNNVAVRKSRDKAKMRNMETQQKVVELTTDNDRLRRRVEHLTRELDTLRGIFRQLPDGSFKPMGS; encoded by the coding sequence ATGGAGCTCTCTAACATGTACGAGGTCGCGCCCCGGCCCCTGATGAGCAGCCTGACCCACGGCCAACAGCCCCCCTCCGGCTACAGAGACCCGGCAGATCTCGGCGGTGAGATAGGAGACAACGAGACCTCCATCGACCTGAGCGCGTACATCGACCCTTCTGCTTTCAACGACGACTTCCTTGCCGACCTGTTCCACCACAGCTCCCGGCAGGACAAGCTCAAGATGATGAACGGAGAGTACGACTCGGTGCCGTGCGGCCCGGGGCCCCAGCAGCACTACATGTCCAACTACATGGAGTCCAAGCTGGAGCCGCTTTACGAGCACAACCCGCAGCGCATCAGACCGGTGGCCATCAAACAGGAGCCCCGGGAGGACGAGGACCTGAACCCGGGCATGCCTCCCACCTACCACCACCCGCATTCTCAGCAGTACTCCCAGCatgcccagcagcagcagcctcaccTCCAGTACCAGATTGCGCACTGCGCGCAGACCACCATGCATCTCCAACCGGGACACCCGACCCCTCCGCCGACACCGGTGCCCAGCCCGCACCagcaccatcaccaccaccaacacccgCACCAGCAAGGCGGCATGAAGCATCTGGACCATCAGCGGAGCGGCGGGAAATCCAAGAAGAACGTCGACAAGAGCAGCCCGGAGTACCGGCTGAGGCGCGAGCGCAACAATGTGGCCGTGCGTAAAAGCAGAGACAAGGCCAAAATGCGCAACATGGAGACGCAGCAGAAGGTGGTGGAGCTGACTACCGACAACGACAGACTGAGGCGGAGGGTGGAGCACCTGACTCGCGAGCTGGACACGTTACGAGGCATCTTCAGACAGCTGCCGGACGGATCCTTCAAACCCATGGGCAGCTGA
- the cebpg gene encoding CCAAT/enhancer-binding protein gamma, which yields MSRLSQAKLNTADHISVSVIQSQAHTSAPSSSLTATVAGLQQVPQLIPANPSAGGGKALPPSKMKKPSADKDSDEYRQRRERNNLAVKKSRMRSKQKAMDTQQRVNELKEENERLEAKIKLLSKELSVLKDLFLEHAHNLADNVQPPTGADGTSPAPNNSSTNGQ from the coding sequence ATGAGCCGGCTGTCGCAGGCGAAATTAAACACAGCTGACCACATCAGCGTGAGCGTCATCCAGAGTCAGGCCCACACCTCAGCTCCCTCCTCGTCCCTGACGGCAACCGTAGCCGGACTACAGCAGGTCCCTCAACTCATTCCAGCAAACCCTTCAGCAGGAGGTGGAAAGGCCCTCCCACCCAGCAAGATGAAGAAGCCCTCTGCAGACAAAGACAGCGACGAGTACCGCCAGCGGCGTGAACGCAACAACCTGGCGGTGAAGAAGAGCCGCATGCGCAGCAAGCAGAAGGCGATGGACACGCAGCAGCGCGTCAACGAGCTCAAAGAGGAGAACGAGCGGCTAGAGGCCAAGATCAAACTGCTGAGCAAAGAGCTGAGCGTGCTCAAAGACCTCTTCCTGGAGCACGCCCACAATCTGGCCGACAACGTCCAGCCGCCCACAGGTGCTGATGGCACAAGCCCCGCCCCAAACAATTCCTCCACCAATGGGCAGTGA